Proteins from a genomic interval of Mycolicibacterium grossiae:
- a CDS encoding AMP-binding protein: MLDSSIPAILRERASLQPNDIAFTYLDFDASWDGVEHHLSWAQLQQQVVSLAAEIREHARIGDRVVILAPQNMSYILGFLACFEANVVAVPLSTPTVGHHDERVAAVLRDARPTVILTTSDVTEAVAPYASPIDDAPAPTVLVVDELDLSVRRRSTSRRETPPEAAYLQYTSGSTRTPAGVMVSQRNLFVNFEQQVSALLSHYGKVAPQGTTVVSWLPFYHDMGLILGICAPIFGGWQSVIMSPIAFLQRPARWVQQMGLRTHALTAAPNFALDLTAARTTDDDLAGLDLSDVLAIICGAERVQPVSTRRFTQRFAKAGFGGEAIRPSFGLAEATLFVATHEPGEPPTVVTFDSEKLTAGMARRSSTGTSLISYGTPSFPEVRIVDPDSRQEAPAATIGEIWVRGDNVCAGYWNKPEETAHTFGGVLAGEEPGGTPWLRTGDLGFFDDGELFIVGRIKDLLIIRGRNLYPDDIEATVSAVSGGRVAAISVEDDTTEQLVAIVEVKERATPEETQEKLKTVKSEVTSAISQAHGITASDLVLVSRGSIPITTSGKIRRQACAEQYRQGRFVRLDA, from the coding sequence ATGCTCGACTCGTCGATCCCCGCGATCCTTCGCGAGCGAGCCAGCTTGCAGCCGAACGACATCGCCTTCACCTACCTCGACTTCGACGCCTCCTGGGACGGCGTGGAGCACCACCTGTCCTGGGCACAGCTGCAGCAGCAGGTGGTGAGCCTGGCCGCCGAGATCCGCGAACACGCCCGGATCGGCGACCGCGTCGTCATCCTCGCGCCGCAGAACATGTCCTACATCCTGGGCTTCCTGGCGTGCTTCGAGGCCAACGTCGTCGCCGTGCCGCTGTCCACGCCCACGGTCGGCCACCACGACGAGCGCGTCGCGGCCGTGCTGCGCGACGCCCGCCCCACGGTGATCCTCACGACCTCCGACGTCACCGAGGCCGTCGCCCCCTACGCGAGCCCCATCGACGACGCCCCGGCGCCCACCGTCCTGGTGGTCGACGAGCTGGACCTCAGCGTGCGCCGCCGCTCCACCTCGCGCCGCGAGACCCCACCCGAGGCGGCCTACCTGCAGTACACCTCCGGCTCCACCCGGACGCCCGCCGGTGTGATGGTCTCCCAACGCAACCTGTTCGTGAACTTCGAACAGCAGGTCTCGGCGCTGCTGAGCCACTACGGCAAGGTGGCCCCGCAGGGCACCACCGTCGTCTCGTGGCTGCCCTTCTACCACGACATGGGCCTCATCCTGGGCATCTGCGCGCCCATCTTCGGCGGATGGCAGTCGGTGATCATGAGCCCCATCGCCTTCCTGCAGCGCCCCGCCCGCTGGGTGCAGCAGATGGGGCTGCGCACCCACGCCCTCACCGCGGCACCCAACTTCGCGCTCGACCTCACCGCGGCCCGCACCACCGACGACGACCTGGCCGGTCTGGACCTCAGCGACGTGCTGGCCATCATCTGCGGCGCGGAGCGCGTGCAGCCGGTCTCGACGCGCCGCTTCACCCAGCGCTTCGCCAAGGCCGGCTTCGGCGGCGAGGCGATCCGCCCGTCGTTCGGCCTCGCCGAGGCGACGCTGTTCGTGGCGACCCACGAGCCCGGCGAGCCGCCCACCGTCGTCACGTTCGACTCCGAGAAGCTCACCGCGGGGATGGCCCGGCGCAGCAGCACCGGCACGTCGCTCATCAGCTACGGCACGCCGAGTTTCCCCGAGGTCCGGATCGTCGACCCGGACAGCCGCCAGGAGGCGCCCGCCGCCACCATCGGCGAGATCTGGGTGCGCGGCGACAACGTCTGCGCCGGCTACTGGAACAAGCCCGAGGAGACCGCACACACCTTCGGTGGCGTGCTGGCGGGCGAGGAGCCGGGCGGCACCCCCTGGTTGCGCACCGGCGACCTCGGCTTCTTCGACGACGGCGAACTGTTCATCGTCGGCCGGATCAAGGACCTGTTGATCATCCGCGGCCGCAACCTCTACCCCGACGACATCGAGGCGACGGTCAGCGCCGTCTCGGGCGGCCGGGTCGCCGCGATCTCCGTCGAGGACGACACCACCGAGCAGCTGGTGGCGATCGTCGAGGTGAAGGAGCGGGCCACGCCGGAGGAGACGCAGGAGAAGCTCAAGACCGTCAAGAGCGAGGTCACGAGCGCGATCTCGCAGGCCCACGGCATCACGGCGTCCGACCTGGTGCTGGTGTCCCGCGGTTCGATTCCCATCACCACCAGCGGCAAGATCCGCAGGCAGGCGTGCGCCGAGCAGTACCGGCAGGGCCGCTTCGTCCGACTGGACGCCTGA
- a CDS encoding transcriptional regulator encodes MPRTDENGRQLKALLDYLLDGDIEAKAIYDALGTSSSTYYRRIKDADYPNAEELRLVADRFELSYPDLQVRFGLMSREEVWSYLESAPVMVATKTEPVTEQRTTVRRKLSELSPRPDAPPL; translated from the coding sequence GTGCCACGTACTGACGAGAACGGCAGGCAACTCAAGGCCCTGCTCGATTACCTGCTCGACGGCGACATCGAGGCCAAGGCCATCTACGACGCCCTGGGTACGTCCAGCAGCACCTACTACCGCCGAATCAAGGACGCCGACTACCCGAACGCCGAGGAATTGCGGCTGGTGGCGGACCGTTTCGAGCTGAGTTACCCCGACTTGCAGGTCCGTTTCGGCCTGATGAGCCGCGAGGAAGTGTGGAGCTACCTCGAGTCGGCCCCGGTCATGGTCGCCACCAAGACCGAACCAGTTACCGAGCAGCGCACCACCGTGCGACGTAAACTGTCGGAATTGTCGCCACGTCCTGACGCGCCGCCGCTCTAA